One Rossellomorea aquimaris DNA window includes the following coding sequences:
- a CDS encoding Rne/Rng family ribonuclease produces MEEIIVHSKGREKRWVYRTGHEIIGLYTYQPGEESLTGNIYLGRVVKVQKGLGAAFIDFGGNKNGYLHEKDFPQNIEAYHAGNDPHPIGKCVHEGQKIIVQVIKDEMGTKGARLTAVIELKGEHLVYMPQGYYVAVSKKVDDENRKVLRRLGNEWKEPEEGIVMRTNAVEVREGVLQEELHSLRSRYESLERVSLRSKCPSLLSRQDTFHEDLHEQMKTGSGGRIVVDDYDSLLHLEEMSGAGIKDKWAFELYQGQENILRHYHVASVWENVLKKVLWLDNGAFIVIESTEAMTVVDVNSGKFTGKDDLEQTILQTNKLAAKEMAKQLTLRNLSGMILIDFIDMKKESHKQEVMDAFSDALVSDKQRTTIVGFTSLGILELTRKRTRQPLSAYLTRPCSVCHGTGREMTPETLAFQLERELWEMQDGSLIEVEATGEVATVFSGHQNVHLQRLEKALGKEIKIKEITHEHPYYHITKFR; encoded by the coding sequence TTGGAAGAAATCATTGTACATAGTAAGGGCAGGGAAAAACGGTGGGTATACCGAACAGGCCATGAAATCATTGGATTATATACATATCAGCCTGGAGAGGAAAGCTTAACAGGAAATATTTATCTTGGAAGAGTCGTCAAGGTTCAAAAAGGGCTGGGTGCGGCATTTATAGATTTTGGCGGGAATAAAAATGGCTACCTTCATGAAAAGGACTTTCCCCAAAACATAGAGGCATACCATGCGGGAAACGATCCTCACCCGATTGGAAAGTGCGTGCATGAAGGGCAAAAAATCATCGTACAGGTCATTAAGGACGAGATGGGAACGAAGGGTGCAAGATTGACGGCCGTTATCGAGCTCAAAGGGGAACATCTTGTGTACATGCCACAGGGATACTATGTGGCGGTATCTAAAAAAGTGGATGATGAAAACAGGAAGGTCCTGAGACGCTTAGGGAATGAGTGGAAAGAGCCGGAAGAAGGCATTGTGATGCGCACCAATGCCGTTGAAGTAAGAGAAGGAGTGTTACAAGAGGAACTGCACTCTTTACGTTCAAGATATGAAAGCTTGGAAAGGGTGTCTCTGCGATCTAAATGTCCTTCACTCTTATCCCGGCAGGACACTTTCCATGAGGATCTCCATGAACAAATGAAAACGGGGAGTGGAGGAAGAATTGTTGTCGATGATTATGATAGTCTTCTTCATTTAGAAGAAATGAGCGGAGCCGGGATAAAGGATAAGTGGGCCTTCGAACTCTATCAAGGCCAGGAGAATATTCTTCGTCATTATCACGTTGCCTCTGTATGGGAGAACGTACTGAAAAAAGTACTATGGCTCGATAATGGAGCTTTTATCGTCATTGAGTCAACAGAAGCCATGACCGTTGTGGATGTGAATTCAGGAAAGTTTACGGGAAAAGACGATTTAGAACAGACCATTTTACAAACCAATAAACTGGCAGCGAAAGAAATGGCGAAGCAACTCACCCTTCGGAATCTGAGCGGCATGATTCTCATCGATTTTATCGATATGAAAAAGGAAAGCCACAAACAGGAAGTGATGGATGCATTTTCAGATGCATTAGTATCAGATAAGCAGCGCACGACGATCGTAGGCTTTACATCCCTTGGCATTCTGGAGTTGACACGAAAAAGGACCCGTCAGCCCCTGTCCGCCTACTTGACTCGTCCTTGCTCGGTATGTCATGGTACAGGGAGAGAAATGACGCCTGAAACGCTTGCATTCCAGCTTGAACGGGAGCTGTGGGAAATGCAGGATGGATCCCTCATTGAAGTGGAAGCGACCGGGGAAGTCGCAACCGTTTTTTCCGGGCATCAGAACGTTCACCTTCAAAGATTGGAAAAAGCGTTGGGTAAAGAAATTAAGATA